One window from the genome of Aeromonas sp. FDAARGOS 1405 encodes:
- the cysE gene encoding serine O-acetyltransferase, whose product MDELVAKTWHKIQQEAQCMAAQEPMLASFFHSTILNHKNLRSALSFQLANKLDSATMPAIALREVIELALHSEPELLAAVAADICAVQERDPAVDLFSTPLLYLKGFHALQGYRVANWLWRQGRRSLALYLQNQISVVFGVDVHPAARIGKGIMFDHATGIVVGETAVIEDDVSILQSVTLGGTGKESGDRHPKIREGVMIGAGAKVLGNIEVGVGAKIGAGSVVINPVPPHTTVAGVPAKIVGRPECDKPSLDMDQCL is encoded by the coding sequence ATGGATGAACTGGTTGCCAAAACCTGGCACAAAATTCAGCAAGAAGCACAGTGCATGGCGGCTCAGGAGCCGATGCTGGCCAGCTTCTTTCACTCCACCATTCTCAATCACAAGAATCTGCGTTCGGCCCTCAGCTTCCAGCTGGCCAACAAGCTCGACAGTGCCACCATGCCCGCCATCGCCCTGCGCGAGGTGATCGAGCTTGCCCTGCACAGCGAGCCAGAACTGTTAGCGGCTGTCGCGGCCGACATCTGCGCGGTACAGGAGCGGGATCCGGCGGTCGATCTCTTCTCCACCCCGCTGCTCTACCTCAAGGGGTTCCATGCCCTGCAGGGCTATCGGGTTGCCAACTGGCTGTGGCGCCAGGGGCGCCGCTCGCTGGCCCTCTATCTGCAAAACCAGATCTCGGTGGTGTTCGGGGTGGATGTACACCCGGCCGCCCGCATTGGCAAGGGGATCATGTTTGACCACGCCACCGGCATCGTGGTGGGCGAGACGGCGGTGATTGAAGATGATGTCTCGATCCTGCAGAGCGTGACCCTGGGTGGTACCGGCAAGGAGAGCGGCGATCGCCATCCCAAGATCCGCGAAGGGGTGATGATAGGGGCGGGCGCCAAGGTGCTCGGCAATATCGAAGTGGGTGTGGGCGCCAAAATTGGCGCCGGCAGCGTGGTGATCAACCCGGTGCCACCTCATACCACGGTTGCTGGCGTACCCGCCAAGATCGTCGGCCGTCCGGAGTGCGACAAGCCTTCACTGGATATGGATCAGTGTCTCTGA
- a CDS encoding MATE family efflux transporter, with product MVFSNITTPLLGLVDTWVIGHLGQAWFLGGVSVGATLINLIFWLLGFLRMSTTGLTAQAHGAADGRAQLDTLLRALGLAIALGLTLLLLLFPLLPRLIALSGGSPEVQLYAGQYVAVRIWSAPAALCNLVIMGWLLGMQDARSPMVMLILTNLVNMALDALFVLGLGWQVRGVAAASVMADYCALAVGIWLVRRQLGQLAPTVWQDGWQRWRQLAPMVRLLGLNRDIFLRSLCLQLCFAFMTLQGARLGDVAVAANAVLLNFLMLISYGLDGFAYAVEAMVGRAIGQRDRQKLREAIVLNLGWAALIASGFTLLFALFGAHLIGYITDIPAVVAEANRQLPWLIAMPLLAVWCFLLDGVFIGATRAREMRNSMLLAAFGGFFPIWWLCQSWGVAALWAAMAALMVGRGLSLGVTCWRLERSGHLLDARH from the coding sequence ATGGTTTTTTCCAATATCACCACCCCCTTGCTGGGGCTGGTGGACACCTGGGTGATCGGTCATCTCGGTCAGGCCTGGTTTCTGGGGGGCGTGTCGGTCGGTGCGACCCTGATCAACCTCATCTTCTGGCTGCTCGGCTTCTTGCGGATGTCGACCACCGGCCTGACGGCGCAGGCGCACGGCGCCGCCGACGGTCGTGCCCAGCTCGATACCCTGCTGCGGGCGCTGGGGCTGGCCATTGCTCTCGGCCTGACGCTGCTGCTGTTGCTCTTCCCGCTGTTGCCACGGCTGATCGCCCTGAGTGGCGGCTCGCCCGAGGTGCAGCTTTATGCGGGCCAATATGTGGCGGTGCGGATCTGGAGCGCCCCGGCGGCGCTCTGCAATCTGGTGATCATGGGCTGGCTGTTGGGGATGCAGGATGCCCGCAGCCCCATGGTGATGCTGATCCTCACCAATCTGGTCAATATGGCGCTCGATGCCCTGTTTGTGCTGGGACTCGGCTGGCAGGTGCGGGGTGTGGCGGCAGCCTCGGTCATGGCGGACTACTGCGCGCTGGCCGTCGGTATCTGGCTGGTACGCCGTCAGCTGGGGCAACTGGCGCCGACGGTGTGGCAGGATGGTTGGCAGCGCTGGCGGCAGCTTGCGCCCATGGTGCGGTTGCTCGGTCTCAACCGCGATATCTTCCTGCGCTCCCTCTGTTTGCAGCTCTGTTTCGCCTTCATGACTCTGCAAGGGGCACGACTGGGGGATGTGGCGGTGGCCGCCAATGCGGTGCTGCTCAACTTCCTGATGCTTATCTCCTACGGACTCGATGGTTTTGCCTATGCGGTGGAGGCCATGGTTGGACGAGCCATCGGTCAGCGGGATCGGCAGAAACTGCGGGAGGCCATCGTGCTCAATCTGGGCTGGGCTGCCCTCATCGCTAGTGGTTTTACCCTGCTGTTTGCCCTCTTTGGTGCCCACCTTATCGGCTATATCACCGACATTCCGGCCGTGGTGGCGGAGGCAAATCGTCAGCTTCCCTGGCTGATCGCCATGCCGTTGCTGGCGGTCTGGTGCTTCCTGCTGGATGGCGTGTTCATCGGGGCGACCCGGGCGCGGGAGATGCGCAACAGCATGTTGCTGGCCGCGTTTGGCGGCTTCTTCCCGATCTGGTGGCTCTGTCAGTCGTGGGGCGTGGCCGCGTTATGGGCGGCGATGGCGGCGCTGATGGTGGGGCGCGGTCTGTCGCTTGGGGTCACTTGCTGGCGGCTGGAGCGCAGCGGGCATCTGCTCGACGCCCGCCACTGA
- the trmL gene encoding tRNA (uridine(34)/cytosine(34)/5-carboxymethylaminomethyluridine(34)-2'-O)-methyltransferase TrmL, with product MLDIVLYQPEIPPNTGNIIRLCANTGYRLHLIEPLGFEWDDKRVKRAGLDYHEFAEVKRWPSYEAFLATVAPKRVFACTTKGRTAHSAAQYALGDALLFGPESRGLPIEIIESLPFEQRLRIPMVPQSRSMNLSNAVSVFVYESWRQLGYDGAM from the coding sequence ATGCTCGATATCGTCCTCTACCAGCCGGAAATTCCGCCCAACACCGGCAATATCATCCGGCTCTGCGCCAATACCGGTTACCGGCTCCATCTGATCGAGCCGCTGGGATTTGAGTGGGATGACAAGCGGGTAAAGCGGGCGGGACTCGACTATCACGAGTTTGCCGAGGTGAAGCGCTGGCCGAGCTATGAGGCCTTTCTGGCCACCGTGGCGCCCAAGCGGGTGTTTGCCTGCACCACCAAGGGCCGCACCGCGCACTCGGCAGCACAATATGCCCTTGGCGACGCCCTGCTGTTTGGCCCGGAGAGTCGCGGCCTGCCCATCGAGATCATCGAGAGCCTGCCATTCGAGCAGCGGCTGCGCATTCCGATGGTGCCCCAGAGCCGCAGCATGAACCTATCCAACGCGGTGTCTGTCTTTGTCTACGAGAGCTGGCGCCAGCTCGGCTACGACGGTGCCATGTAA
- the plsB gene encoding glycerol-3-phosphate 1-O-acyltransferase PlsB, translating to MSLGQKISRAILQWPVSGLVNHKSLPENPITELNLDPARPIVYALKTSSITDLMTLQQCCEDLGLPGPFTPLELNGQLLPRYVCLDRPPPLFGKRSKPLPFLQEFHQLLDLHKQDPELDIQVVPVTLFWGRAPGREGEEASGLNIISSLAPNRLKKALIVILKGRENLVRFSPPLSLRYMADKHGTDEAIAHKLARVARTHFSRQQLAATGPKLPNRNLLFKQLLDSAVIQQAIEEEAQREGISLEKAQKRAHGYMDEIASNFSYRLIRLGESFLGWLWNKLYRGLSVNGAEKVRQLAQEGHEIVYVPCHRSHMDYLLLSYVIYHQGMVPPHIAAGINLNFWPAGPIFRHGGAFFIRRTFKGNPLYSTVFREYLNLLFAKGYSVEFFTEGGRSRTGRLLPPKTGMLAMTLQAMMRGLDRPVTLVPVYLGYEHVMEVNTYHNELKGSRKEKESFLQVLGILRKLRNYGRGFVNFGEPLTLNSYLSEHIPDWKKHIGEEERPEWMAGTVNNLAELLMTRINGAAAVNGLTLSALALLAAERHALTRDELQAQLNTYLDLLKAVPYSPQSTIPDEDAKTLLDQAMELNKFEVSEDKLGQIISLDRYQAILLTYYRNNILHLFAMPSLVAALIERCEGISRSEIMARCIDIYPLLKTELFLRYEEEDLPALVDSLLDALQTQQLIETRDDGYWVNPANQMRLLLLAESIQETLQRYAIVLTRVLAQPHIEAEQLEADGLMMAERLGTLHGINAPEFFDQKLFSTLIHTLRKEGYLSPECKPDLGRFQALADNIVPLLSNKIRRTIQAGNQL from the coding sequence ATGTCCCTAGGACAGAAGATTTCCAGAGCCATCTTGCAATGGCCGGTCAGCGGCTTGGTCAATCACAAGAGCCTGCCGGAAAATCCCATCACAGAACTCAATCTGGATCCGGCCAGACCCATCGTTTATGCCCTGAAAACCAGTTCGATCACCGACCTGATGACCTTGCAGCAGTGCTGCGAGGATCTCGGTCTGCCCGGTCCCTTCACGCCGCTGGAGCTCAACGGCCAGCTGCTGCCGCGCTATGTCTGTCTGGACCGTCCGCCTCCCCTGTTTGGCAAACGCAGCAAACCGCTCCCCTTCCTGCAGGAGTTCCACCAGCTGCTGGATCTGCACAAGCAGGATCCCGAGCTGGATATCCAGGTGGTGCCCGTCACCCTGTTCTGGGGCCGCGCTCCGGGTCGGGAAGGGGAAGAAGCCTCCGGCCTCAACATCATCAGCAGCCTGGCGCCGAACCGGCTGAAGAAGGCGCTTATCGTGATCCTCAAAGGTCGCGAGAATCTGGTGCGCTTCTCGCCGCCGCTCTCCCTGCGCTACATGGCCGACAAGCACGGCACCGACGAGGCCATCGCCCACAAGCTGGCGCGAGTGGCCCGTACCCACTTCAGCCGTCAGCAGCTGGCTGCCACCGGCCCGAAACTGCCGAACCGCAACCTGCTGTTCAAGCAGCTGCTCGACTCCGCGGTGATCCAGCAGGCGATTGAAGAGGAGGCCCAGCGCGAAGGGATCAGCCTCGAGAAGGCGCAAAAGCGTGCCCATGGCTACATGGACGAGATCGCCTCCAACTTCTCTTACCGTCTGATCCGCCTGGGCGAGAGCTTCCTCGGCTGGCTGTGGAACAAACTCTACCGCGGTTTGTCGGTCAATGGCGCCGAGAAGGTGCGCCAACTGGCGCAGGAAGGACACGAGATCGTCTACGTTCCCTGCCACCGCAGCCACATGGACTACCTGCTGCTCTCCTACGTCATCTACCACCAGGGGATGGTGCCACCCCATATCGCGGCAGGCATCAACCTCAACTTCTGGCCGGCGGGCCCGATTTTCCGCCACGGCGGCGCCTTCTTCATTCGCCGCACCTTCAAGGGCAACCCGCTCTACAGCACGGTATTCCGGGAATACCTCAACCTGCTGTTTGCCAAGGGTTACTCGGTAGAGTTCTTCACCGAAGGTGGTCGCTCCCGTACCGGCCGTCTGCTACCGCCCAAGACCGGCATGCTGGCGATGACCCTGCAGGCGATGATGCGCGGGCTGGACAGGCCGGTCACTCTGGTGCCGGTCTATCTGGGCTACGAGCACGTGATGGAGGTGAACACCTACCACAACGAGCTCAAAGGGAGCCGCAAGGAGAAAGAGAGCTTCCTGCAGGTGCTCGGCATCCTGCGCAAGCTGCGCAACTACGGCCGTGGTTTCGTCAACTTCGGCGAGCCGCTGACTCTCAACAGCTACCTGAGCGAACACATCCCCGACTGGAAAAAGCACATCGGGGAAGAGGAGCGTCCGGAGTGGATGGCGGGCACCGTCAACAATCTGGCCGAACTGCTGATGACCCGCATCAACGGCGCTGCCGCCGTCAACGGCCTGACCCTGAGCGCGCTGGCGCTGCTGGCCGCCGAGCGCCACGCCCTGACCCGCGACGAATTGCAGGCCCAGCTCAACACCTATCTGGATCTGCTCAAAGCGGTGCCTTACAGCCCGCAGAGCACCATTCCGGATGAGGATGCCAAGACCCTGCTGGATCAGGCGATGGAGCTCAACAAGTTCGAGGTCAGCGAGGACAAGCTGGGGCAGATCATCAGTCTCGACCGCTATCAGGCGATCCTGCTGACCTACTACCGCAACAACATCCTCCACCTGTTCGCCATGCCCTCTCTGGTGGCGGCATTGATCGAACGGTGCGAAGGGATCTCCCGCAGCGAGATCATGGCCCGTTGCATCGACATCTATCCGCTGCTCAAGACCGAGCTGTTCCTGCGTTATGAAGAGGAGGATCTGCCGGCGCTGGTCGACAGCCTGCTCGATGCCCTGCAGACCCAGCAACTGATCGAGACCCGCGATGACGGCTACTGGGTCAATCCGGCCAACCAGATGCGCCTGCTGCTGCTGGCGGAGAGCATTCAGGAGACCCTGCAACGCTACGCCATCGTGCTGACCCGGGTGTTGGCCCAGCCCCATATCGAGGCGGAGCAGCTGGAAGCGGACGGCCTGATGATGGCAGAGCGCCTCGGCACCCTGCACGGCATCAACGCCCCCGAGTTCTTCGACCAGAAGCTGTTCAGCACCCTGATCCACACCTTGCGCAAAGAGGGCTACCTCTCTCCCGAGTGCAAGCCGGATCTTGGCCGCTTCCAGGCGCTGGCCGACAACATAGTGCCGCTGCTGAGCAACAAGATCCGCCGCACCATTCAGGCAGGCAATCAGCTCTGA
- a CDS encoding response regulator codes for MNRILLVDDDLELTQLLTEILTLEGFQVTVAEDGEEGLQRLAEQGFDLVLLDVMMPKLNGFAMLTKLRKTHETPVLMLTARGDSQDRVNGLEAGADDYLAKPFDDRELLARVRAILRRTQSAPPQRGSSSDEVHFMDIVLQPGLQQARCGEQLLELTATEFGLLECLLRNPGQIVSKSHLSEQVLGKKLEPFDRAIDMHLSNLRKKLPERSDGQPRFKTVRGRGYLWLEQE; via the coding sequence ATGAACAGAATACTCCTGGTCGACGACGATCTTGAATTGACCCAGCTGCTCACCGAAATTCTGACCCTGGAAGGATTTCAGGTCACGGTCGCCGAGGATGGTGAAGAGGGGCTGCAACGGCTGGCGGAGCAGGGCTTCGATCTGGTGCTGCTGGATGTAATGATGCCAAAACTCAACGGCTTTGCCATGCTGACCAAGCTGCGCAAAACCCATGAAACCCCGGTGCTGATGTTGACCGCTCGTGGCGACAGCCAGGATCGGGTCAACGGTCTGGAGGCCGGAGCCGACGACTATCTGGCCAAGCCATTCGACGATCGGGAGCTGCTGGCCCGGGTTCGCGCCATCCTGCGCCGCACCCAGAGTGCCCCGCCCCAGCGTGGCAGCTCCTCCGACGAAGTGCACTTCATGGATATAGTGCTGCAACCCGGCCTGCAGCAAGCCCGCTGCGGCGAACAGCTGCTGGAGCTGACAGCCACCGAGTTCGGACTGCTGGAGTGCCTGTTGCGCAATCCTGGCCAGATCGTCAGCAAGAGCCACCTCTCCGAACAGGTGCTTGGCAAGAAGCTGGAGCCCTTCGATCGGGCCATCGACATGCACCTGAGCAACCTGCGCAAAAAGTTGCCGGAGCGCAGTGATGGCCAGCCCCGCTTCAAAACCGTACGGGGGCGCGGTTACCTGTGGCTAGAGCAAGAATAA
- the lexA gene encoding transcriptional repressor LexA yields MKPLTPRQAEVLELIKVNMSETGMPPTRAEIAQKLGFKSANAAEEHLKALAKKGVIEIMPGTSRGIRLLLEEEEVLEESGLPLIGKVAAGEPILAQEHIESHYQVDPALFHPRADFLLRVQGMSMKNIGILDGDLLAVHKTQEVRNGQVVVARLDEDVTVKRFQRKGSQVWLLPENEELSPIEVDLSCQQLTIEGLAVGVIRNADWM; encoded by the coding sequence ATGAAACCCCTTACCCCCCGCCAGGCCGAAGTGCTGGAGCTGATCAAGGTGAACATGAGCGAGACCGGCATGCCGCCGACTCGTGCCGAGATTGCCCAGAAGCTTGGTTTCAAGTCGGCCAATGCGGCCGAAGAACATCTGAAGGCCCTGGCCAAAAAAGGGGTCATCGAGATCATGCCGGGCACGTCCCGCGGCATTCGCCTGTTGCTCGAAGAGGAAGAGGTGCTGGAAGAGAGCGGCCTGCCGCTCATCGGCAAGGTTGCCGCCGGTGAACCCATTCTGGCTCAGGAGCATATCGAGAGCCACTATCAGGTTGATCCCGCCCTGTTCCATCCGCGCGCAGATTTTCTGCTGCGGGTGCAGGGGATGAGCATGAAGAACATCGGTATTCTGGATGGCGATCTGCTGGCGGTGCACAAGACCCAGGAGGTGCGCAACGGTCAGGTGGTCGTCGCCCGTCTCGATGAGGATGTCACCGTCAAGCGCTTCCAGCGCAAGGGCAGTCAGGTATGGCTGCTGCCGGAGAATGAAGAGCTCTCCCCCATCGAGGTGGACCTCTCCTGCCAGCAGCTCACCATCGAAGGGCTGGCGGTCGGGGTGATCCGCAACGCCGACTGGATGTAA
- a CDS encoding ATP-binding protein: protein MKSTSSLNGISTHIFLWFWFMLLVMLAAVISLPTLDPRNQIPLPTHEAVRMQKNVQALLNAADPDQDFDLAKTMDKIAMLPVDNVYLRDERGQIQSTTHPRKFVVRFMVDADDPAKPMLGNEDRKAIAGPFLMEHRGHRYHVYFGLNAENPYLFLFIQVLDHPIRILGISMLVSTPLCLLLAWRLTRPILQLQKSVSQLAAGNLEVQIPNLGRGDEIGQLADNVSRMVETLKSMIQKQKQLLSDISHELRSPLTRMQLAQALIRRKQGDSAELARIESEIGRLDKLIGDLLDLSRVQQHVEAPIVQPLADLLEPILEDAMFEANQSGKQLRLPPLPAESIQMWPELLARAVENPLRNALKYAREFIKVEWYRDGQEWVMTIRDDGPGVPDEQQILLFQPFFRVDDARNAKTGGTGLGLAIASEAIQRHGGTITASSNHPTGLTITIKLPIA, encoded by the coding sequence ATAAAGAGTACCAGCTCCCTCAACGGCATATCGACCCATATCTTCCTCTGGTTCTGGTTCATGCTGCTGGTGATGCTGGCCGCCGTGATCAGCCTGCCCACTCTGGATCCTCGCAACCAGATCCCGCTGCCGACCCATGAGGCAGTGCGAATGCAGAAAAATGTGCAGGCCCTGCTCAACGCTGCCGATCCGGATCAGGATTTCGATCTGGCCAAAACGATGGACAAGATCGCCATGCTCCCGGTGGACAATGTCTACCTGCGCGACGAGAGGGGCCAGATCCAGTCCACCACCCATCCGCGCAAGTTTGTGGTTCGCTTCATGGTGGACGCCGACGACCCGGCCAAACCCATGCTGGGCAACGAGGATCGCAAGGCGATCGCAGGGCCTTTCCTGATGGAGCACCGCGGCCATCGCTACCACGTCTATTTCGGCCTCAATGCCGAGAATCCCTATCTGTTCCTGTTCATTCAGGTGCTGGATCACCCGATCCGCATTCTGGGCATCTCAATGCTGGTCAGCACCCCGCTCTGCCTGCTGCTCGCCTGGCGGTTGACCCGTCCCATCCTGCAATTGCAAAAGTCAGTCTCCCAACTGGCGGCCGGCAATCTGGAGGTGCAGATCCCCAACTTGGGACGGGGCGATGAGATCGGTCAGCTGGCGGATAACGTCAGCCGCATGGTAGAGACGCTCAAGAGCATGATCCAGAAGCAGAAACAGCTGCTTTCCGATATCTCCCACGAGCTGCGCAGCCCCCTCACCCGGATGCAGTTGGCGCAAGCGCTGATCCGCCGCAAACAGGGGGATAGCGCCGAGCTGGCGCGGATCGAATCTGAGATTGGGCGGCTGGACAAGCTGATCGGTGACCTGCTCGATCTGTCGCGGGTGCAACAGCATGTTGAGGCCCCTATCGTGCAGCCGCTGGCCGATCTACTGGAGCCCATCCTCGAAGATGCGATGTTTGAGGCGAACCAGAGCGGTAAGCAGCTCAGGTTGCCACCGCTGCCCGCCGAGTCGATCCAGATGTGGCCCGAGCTGCTGGCCCGGGCGGTGGAAAACCCCCTGCGCAACGCCCTCAAGTATGCCCGCGAGTTCATCAAGGTTGAATGGTATCGGGATGGGCAGGAGTGGGTGATGACTATTCGTGATGACGGGCCCGGCGTCCCCGACGAACAGCAGATATTGCTGTTCCAACCCTTCTTCCGGGTCGATGATGCCCGCAACGCCAAGACCGGTGGCACCGGGCTGGGACTGGCTATCGCATCGGAGGCGATCCAGCGTCACGGCGGCACCATTACGGCCAGCAGCAATCATCCAACCGGACTGACCATCACGATCAAGCTGCCCATCGCCTGA
- a CDS encoding chorismate lyase translates to MKSELTVPLTPLSGWLAPECCELPASLRPWLLEPGSMTRRLRQYNRHFSVEWLGNHPVALTADEQWLVDSASPAGICREVILHGDRGPAVLGWTLFADDALQGSGIAELGEQPLGERVFGHEPARRDHLQLARFDIAANPRCPAATVWGRRSRLFLGQWPLLVHELFLPSLVCDKELE, encoded by the coding sequence GTGAAGTCCGAGTTGACTGTTCCCCTCACGCCGTTAAGCGGGTGGCTGGCCCCCGAATGTTGCGAATTGCCCGCCAGCTTGCGCCCCTGGCTGCTGGAGCCCGGCTCCATGACCCGGCGTCTGCGTCAGTACAATCGCCACTTTTCGGTGGAGTGGCTGGGCAATCACCCGGTCGCCCTTACTGCCGATGAGCAGTGGCTGGTGGATTCGGCCTCGCCGGCCGGTATCTGCCGCGAGGTGATCCTGCACGGGGATCGTGGGCCCGCCGTGCTGGGCTGGACCCTGTTTGCCGATGACGCACTGCAAGGGAGCGGCATTGCCGAGCTTGGCGAGCAGCCGCTGGGTGAGCGGGTATTTGGCCATGAGCCTGCCCGCCGCGATCATCTGCAACTGGCCCGTTTCGATATTGCCGCCAATCCCCGTTGCCCGGCCGCCACTGTCTGGGGGCGTCGTTCCCGTCTGTTTCTAGGGCAGTGGCCACTGCTGGTGCACGAGCTGTTTCTGCCCTCTCTCGTCTGTGACAAGGAGCTGGAGTGA
- a CDS encoding cation diffusion facilitator family transporter, which produces MSHQQYSRWVTFASMAAVTTATLLITGKLIAWLMTDSSTLLASLTDSFMDVSASIINLLAIRYALAPADDEHRFGHGKAESLAGLIQSAFISGSALLLVMHGISSLLKQAPIERLEAGLWVSGGSIVLTLLLVSFQSFVIRKTNSVAIKADMLHYRSDLLLNAGVLLALVLAGQGWYWADGLFAILIGLLLLWGAGNIGYESVQALLDRQLPAEEQARIMALCCAVEGVHGVHDLRTRQSGPTRFVQLHLELDDQIPLVKAHQIADEAELAVRQAFERMDVIIHMDPISVLTKEQQSPHLEQQ; this is translated from the coding sequence TTGAGCCATCAACAATATTCCCGTTGGGTAACCTTTGCCAGCATGGCGGCGGTTACCACTGCAACCTTGCTGATCACCGGCAAGCTGATCGCCTGGTTGATGACCGATTCGTCGACCCTGCTGGCGTCGCTCACCGACTCTTTCATGGATGTGAGTGCCTCCATCATCAACCTGCTGGCCATTCGCTATGCGCTGGCCCCGGCCGATGATGAACACCGCTTCGGTCACGGCAAAGCGGAGTCTCTGGCGGGGCTGATCCAGTCGGCCTTTATCTCCGGTTCCGCATTGCTGCTGGTGATGCACGGCATCTCCTCCCTGCTCAAACAGGCACCTATTGAACGGTTAGAGGCGGGTCTCTGGGTTAGTGGCGGTTCCATTGTGCTGACCCTGCTGCTGGTCAGTTTCCAGAGTTTCGTTATTCGCAAGACCAACAGCGTGGCCATCAAGGCGGACATGTTGCACTACCGCTCCGATCTGCTGCTCAACGCCGGTGTCTTGCTGGCGCTGGTGCTGGCGGGACAGGGGTGGTACTGGGCTGACGGCCTGTTTGCCATCCTGATCGGGTTGCTCCTGCTGTGGGGGGCGGGAAATATCGGCTACGAGTCGGTGCAGGCCCTGCTCGATCGTCAGTTGCCAGCGGAAGAACAAGCGAGAATAATGGCCCTCTGCTGTGCCGTAGAAGGGGTACACGGCGTTCATGACCTGCGTACCCGTCAATCCGGGCCGACCCGATTCGTACAGTTGCATCTGGAACTGGATGATCAGATCCCCCTGGTCAAGGCCCATCAGATCGCCGATGAAGCCGAACTGGCGGTACGCCAGGCATTCGAGCGGATGGATGTCATCATCCACATGGACCCCATCTCGGTGCTGACAAAAGAACAACAGAGCCCTCACCTAGAACAACAGTAG
- the ubiA gene encoding 4-hydroxybenzoate octaprenyltransferase, with the protein MNLLTKERGLAYMQLARVDKPIGTLLLLWPTLWALWLAAGGLPNLWVLTVFVVGVFLMRSAGCVINDYADRNFDGHVKRTAGRPLPTGRVKPWEVLALFFVLALISFALVLTMNPLTIGLSFVALLLAVSYPFMKRFISNPQLVLGMAFSWSIPMAYAAQADALPLVAWLLFFANLLWTVAYDTQYAMVDRDDDLKIGLKSSAILFGRYDKRIIGALQLSTLLLLLAVGQLMTLGGWYYWGLLGAAVLFVYQQRLIRERQREACFQAFLNNNYVGALVFAGLVLDYLLA; encoded by the coding sequence GTGAATCTGTTAACCAAGGAGCGGGGACTTGCCTACATGCAGTTGGCCCGCGTCGACAAACCCATAGGTACTCTGCTGCTGCTGTGGCCAACCCTGTGGGCGCTCTGGCTGGCCGCTGGTGGCCTGCCCAATCTCTGGGTGCTGACCGTGTTTGTGGTCGGGGTCTTTCTGATGCGCTCGGCAGGGTGCGTGATCAACGATTATGCGGATCGCAACTTCGATGGCCACGTCAAACGCACCGCCGGTCGCCCCTTGCCCACGGGTAGAGTCAAGCCGTGGGAGGTGCTGGCGCTCTTCTTCGTGCTGGCGCTTATCTCGTTTGCGCTGGTGCTGACCATGAATCCGCTCACCATCGGCCTGTCGTTTGTCGCCCTGCTGCTGGCGGTGAGTTACCCCTTCATGAAGCGCTTTATCTCCAACCCCCAGCTGGTGCTCGGGATGGCCTTCTCATGGTCGATCCCGATGGCCTATGCGGCGCAGGCAGATGCCCTGCCGCTGGTGGCCTGGCTGCTCTTCTTCGCCAACCTGCTCTGGACCGTGGCTTACGACACCCAGTACGCCATGGTGGATCGGGATGATGACCTCAAGATCGGCCTCAAATCCAGCGCCATCCTGTTTGGTCGTTACGACAAGCGGATCATCGGCGCACTGCAACTCTCGACGCTGCTGCTGTTGCTGGCGGTCGGGCAACTGATGACGCTGGGGGGCTGGTATTACTGGGGATTGCTGGGAGCGGCGGTGCTGTTTGTCTATCAGCAGCGGCTTATTCGCGAGCGGCAGCGGGAAGCCTGCTTCCAGGCGTTTCTCAACAACAACTATGTGGGGGCGCTGGTGTTTGCCGGTCTGGTGCTTGACTACCTGCTGGCGTGA
- a CDS encoding SCO family protein has protein sequence MMKLRYPLLFLLLTACLILVFYATQPEQPEQADYYPAGRDINDFAFTDADNQPFTPANLKGHWTFLFVGYTFCPDICPTTLADMRSVYDQLKKMAPDSQVVFISADPQRDDIPRLKTYTAFFNPEFKAATAPHDKLFPFVRNLGLIYSIANQGEKDYLIDHSASIVLINPKGKLQAVFRPQVAPGQVPRVQMATMLSDFARILKLAGH, from the coding sequence ATGATGAAGCTCCGCTATCCCCTGCTCTTTCTGCTGCTGACAGCCTGTCTGATCCTGGTGTTTTACGCCACGCAGCCAGAGCAGCCGGAACAGGCCGATTATTATCCGGCGGGGCGGGACATCAATGATTTTGCCTTTACCGATGCGGACAACCAGCCGTTCACTCCTGCCAACCTGAAGGGGCACTGGACCTTCCTGTTCGTCGGCTACACCTTCTGCCCCGATATCTGCCCCACCACGCTGGCAGATATGCGCTCCGTCTATGACCAGCTGAAGAAGATGGCGCCCGACAGTCAGGTGGTGTTTATCTCGGCGGATCCCCAGCGTGACGATATTCCACGCCTCAAGACCTATACCGCCTTCTTCAATCCCGAATTCAAGGCGGCTACCGCCCCCCACGACAAGCTGTTCCCGTTTGTGCGCAATCTGGGGCTGATCTACTCCATCGCCAATCAGGGGGAGAAGGATTATCTGATCGATCACTCCGCCTCCATCGTGCTCATCAATCCCAAGGGCAAGCTGCAGGCGGTATTCCGCCCGCAGGTGGCGCCGGGTCAGGTGCCCAGGGTGCAGATGGCCACCATGCTCTCTGATTTCGCCCGCATCCTGAAGTTGGCAGGCCACTGA